One genomic segment of Paenibacillus xylanexedens includes these proteins:
- the cas7c gene encoding type I-C CRISPR-associated protein Cas7/Csd2, whose protein sequence is MSTLDHKIDFAVVLSVRNANPNGDPLNGNRPRQNYDGLGEISDVCIKRKIRNRLQDMGESILVQSDEKRNDAHRSIKDRVDANENVQEHAKGKKANKDLYAEAACQSWIDVRSFGQVFAFSGTDVSVGIRGPVSIHTAVSLDRIDISSMQITKSVNSVTTAKDPDKKGSDTMGMKHRVDFGVYVFYGSINTQLAEKTGFTYEDAEKIRESLRTLFENDTSSARPDGSMEVHQLYWWEHSSKMGQYSSAKVHRSLQIELKPGVAEAKSYDDYNYTVVPLEGLAVQEYEGL, encoded by the coding sequence ATGAGTACACTTGATCACAAAATCGATTTTGCTGTTGTACTGTCTGTTCGTAATGCCAACCCGAATGGTGATCCATTGAATGGAAACCGTCCTCGTCAGAACTACGATGGCTTAGGAGAAATCTCGGATGTATGTATAAAGCGTAAAATTCGTAACCGCCTTCAGGATATGGGAGAGTCCATTCTGGTGCAATCCGATGAAAAACGGAATGATGCTCACCGTTCCATTAAAGATCGTGTCGATGCCAATGAGAATGTACAAGAGCATGCCAAAGGTAAAAAGGCAAATAAGGATTTGTATGCTGAAGCCGCTTGTCAGTCCTGGATTGACGTACGTAGCTTTGGACAGGTATTTGCTTTTAGCGGCACAGATGTATCTGTGGGGATTCGGGGTCCGGTATCGATTCATACAGCGGTTAGTTTGGATCGGATTGACATCTCAAGCATGCAGATTACGAAGAGTGTTAACTCTGTCACAACAGCTAAAGATCCAGACAAAAAAGGTTCAGACACGATGGGCATGAAACACCGCGTAGATTTTGGAGTTTATGTTTTTTATGGAAGTATCAACACGCAACTGGCAGAGAAGACCGGATTTACATATGAAGACGCGGAGAAAATTCGTGAATCACTGAGAACCTTATTCGAGAATGATACGTCCTCGGCCCGTCCTGATGGCAGCATGGAGGTTCACCAGTTATATTGGTGGGAACATAGCTCCAAAATGGGGCAGTATTCATCTGCGAAAGTACATCGTTCTCTGCAAATTGAATTGAAGCCAGGCGTAGCAGAAGCAAAGTCCTACGATGATTATAATTATACAGTGGTGCCGCTGGAAGGCTTGGCAGTCCAAGAATATGAAGGACTATAA
- the cas4 gene encoding CRISPR-associated protein Cas4, with protein MKDYNEEDYLLLSGIQHFNFCRRQWALIHIEQQWEDNVRTIEGDHLHRKADQPALREKRGDKLVVRALPVQSRELGITGICDVVEFIRDPSGVSLAGEEGLYLPFPVEYKRGKPKRNDSDHSQLVAQVMCLEEMLVCDIPKAYFYYDEIKHRIEVIITAADRERVKASIQEMRHYFERNHTPKAKAGPHCLSCSLNNICVPDILNKRSVSSYIESRLNE; from the coding sequence ATGAAGGACTATAACGAAGAGGATTATCTGCTGCTTTCGGGGATTCAGCATTTTAACTTTTGCAGAAGGCAGTGGGCATTAATTCATATCGAACAGCAGTGGGAAGACAACGTGCGCACCATTGAGGGTGATCATCTGCATCGAAAAGCAGATCAACCAGCGCTTCGTGAGAAACGAGGCGATAAACTGGTGGTTCGTGCGCTTCCGGTGCAATCGAGGGAACTTGGCATCACAGGCATCTGTGATGTGGTTGAATTCATTCGTGATCCATCTGGAGTTTCACTTGCAGGGGAGGAAGGGTTATACCTTCCTTTTCCTGTTGAATACAAACGCGGCAAGCCCAAACGAAATGATTCCGATCACTCCCAATTGGTAGCACAAGTCATGTGTCTTGAAGAAATGCTCGTATGTGATATCCCCAAGGCCTATTTTTATTATGACGAGATCAAACATAGGATTGAAGTCATCATTACTGCGGCAGATCGGGAACGAGTGAAGGCAAGTATTCAAGAGATGAGACATTATTTTGAACGGAACCATACACCCAAAGCCAAAGCAGGACCACACTGCCTAAGTTGTTCTTTGAACAATATATGTGTGCCTGATATCTTGAACAAACGCTCCGTTTCAAGTTACATCGAAAGCAGGTTGAATGAATGA
- the cas1c gene encoding type I-C CRISPR-associated endonuclease Cas1c, translating into MKKLLNTLFVTLPDTYLGLDGENIVVKQEEEILARYPLHNLEAVCTFGYAGVSPALMGACASRNVSLTFMTRTGRFLARVIGEDRGNVVLRKEQYRISDDEVRSARVARNMITGKLYNNKWILERATRDYALRIDTERIKKVTESLGETMKLLREVEQLDILRGLEGSAAVQYNSVFDDLILQQKESFYFYGRSRRPPLDKVNALLSFAYTLLANDMKSALESVGLDAYVGFLHRDRPGRASLALDMMEELRGVYADRFVLSLINKKVVNDKGFYVKENLAVIMDDETRKKVLKAWQERKQEKIMHPYLNEKIPWGLVPYTQALLLARYIRGDLDEYPPFLWK; encoded by the coding sequence ATGAAAAAGCTGCTGAACACCTTATTTGTAACATTACCCGATACATACCTTGGACTGGATGGGGAAAACATTGTGGTGAAGCAGGAGGAAGAAATTCTTGCTCGCTATCCGCTACATAATTTGGAGGCCGTTTGTACCTTTGGCTATGCTGGAGTAAGTCCAGCACTGATGGGGGCTTGTGCGTCACGCAATGTTAGTTTGACATTTATGACACGAACGGGGCGATTCCTCGCACGGGTGATTGGTGAGGATCGAGGAAATGTGGTTCTTCGCAAAGAACAGTATCGTATCTCGGACGATGAGGTGCGTAGTGCGCGGGTTGCTCGTAATATGATTACAGGCAAGTTATACAACAACAAGTGGATTTTGGAACGAGCCACACGGGATTATGCACTACGTATCGACACGGAACGAATCAAGAAGGTTACGGAGTCGCTAGGTGAAACGATGAAGCTGTTGCGCGAGGTGGAGCAATTGGATATATTGCGCGGATTGGAAGGATCGGCTGCCGTTCAATATAACTCTGTGTTCGATGATCTGATTCTCCAGCAAAAGGAGTCATTTTACTTTTATGGACGCAGTCGGCGACCTCCCTTAGATAAAGTAAATGCGTTATTATCCTTTGCCTATACCTTGCTCGCTAATGACATGAAGTCTGCACTTGAATCTGTCGGACTTGATGCATATGTCGGTTTTTTGCACAGGGATCGTCCTGGCAGAGCTTCTCTTGCATTGGATATGATGGAGGAACTTCGAGGAGTGTACGCAGACCGATTTGTACTTTCTCTCATTAATAAGAAGGTAGTTAACGATAAAGGTTTTTATGTGAAAGAAAATCTCGCAGTGATTATGGATGATGAGACGAGAAAGAAAGTGTTAAAAGCATGGCAAGAACGCAAACAGGAAAAGATTATGCATCCGTATTTGAATGAAAAAATACCTTGGGGGCTTGTACCCTATACTCAAGCATTGCTATTGGCCAGGTATATACGGGGTGATCTGGATGAATATCCTCCGTTTCTGTGGAAGTAG
- the cas2 gene encoding CRISPR-associated endonuclease Cas2, giving the protein MLILITYDVSTIDSEGRRRLSKVAKKCVDHGQRVQNSVFECILDAAQFRRLRFELEELIDKDTDSLRFYNLGDNYKRKVQHVGAKDSYDMGDPLIL; this is encoded by the coding sequence TTGCTTATTTTGATTACGTATGATGTAAGCACGATAGATAGTGAAGGCCGTAGAAGACTATCTAAAGTGGCGAAAAAGTGTGTGGATCACGGTCAGCGAGTACAAAACTCAGTGTTTGAATGTATACTGGATGCTGCCCAGTTTAGACGATTAAGATTCGAACTGGAAGAATTAATTGATAAGGATACAGATAGTCTTCGATTCTATAACTTAGGTGATAATTACAAAAGAAAAGTTCAACATGTGGGTGCCAAAGATTCCTATGATATGGGTGATCCGTTAATACTTTAG
- a CDS encoding methyl-accepting chemotaxis protein — translation MPFFIKNLVISFGSIMLIGVILITAAYQLQKNILVEQLHDQATVITQKWYDDLDTAKVAEAAKEKSYSGPVQLEMKTYLDSIHEFYPNIAQAYIFGSELEQGNGTSIIAIPTNLLEPFEEGNLPAGAMYPLPQNNVVVLEQMKKDGKPAFSDFYTDEYGTWTTLIYPINNADGSMYAALYFDVDASAVPKGLNKLLSYGLMFLIGFLILFMVLQFILLKRTLLPIRNLMKGIEEVSTGNLDVTIDTGRDDLGIINEKFNAMIHRFNTTIYKVQNASHHLSESSKQLLGISEKNNVNIQSISTNIREISTGLVSQDKATVENARAMTEMSTVVQTIASSSADVADEALSMEQRSSTGNVVMQQVIEQMRLISGAVQNTSNSIQSLENNSNQISNIVNVITEIAGQTNLLALNASIEAARAGEEGRGFAVVAGEVRNLAEQSQESAKQIRQLIEEIQRDIMQSSEAMQLGSKEVTKGLEVTQETGVFFENILTATNKVANQIQDISSSTEEISASTQEMSATADELSANVSKAASSSKQIEQSIDEQEASMAAIVSASDELSVVSEQLQELISFFKVRAE, via the coding sequence ATGCCTTTCTTCATCAAAAATTTGGTGATTTCATTCGGCAGCATCATGTTGATCGGTGTAATCCTGATTACTGCCGCGTATCAATTGCAAAAAAACATCTTGGTTGAACAGTTACACGACCAAGCTACCGTCATCACCCAGAAATGGTACGATGATCTCGACACTGCCAAAGTGGCAGAAGCGGCTAAGGAAAAAAGCTATTCCGGTCCTGTACAGCTGGAAATGAAAACTTATCTCGATTCCATCCATGAATTCTATCCAAACATCGCGCAAGCGTACATTTTTGGTTCAGAACTTGAGCAAGGAAACGGAACGTCCATCATCGCGATTCCAACGAACCTGTTGGAACCATTCGAGGAAGGTAATCTGCCCGCAGGTGCCATGTACCCGCTGCCTCAGAATAACGTCGTAGTGCTGGAACAGATGAAAAAGGACGGAAAGCCTGCCTTCAGTGATTTCTACACAGATGAGTACGGAACCTGGACCACTCTGATCTATCCGATTAATAACGCAGATGGCTCCATGTACGCTGCTCTTTACTTCGATGTAGATGCAAGTGCCGTTCCAAAAGGTCTGAACAAACTGCTTTCGTACGGTTTGATGTTCCTGATCGGTTTCCTGATCCTGTTCATGGTATTGCAATTCATTTTGCTGAAAAGAACGTTGCTTCCGATCCGCAATCTGATGAAAGGTATCGAAGAAGTCAGCACGGGTAATCTGGACGTAACCATCGATACCGGGCGAGATGATCTGGGTATCATCAACGAGAAGTTTAATGCGATGATCCATCGCTTCAATACAACCATCTATAAAGTACAGAATGCTTCACATCACCTCTCGGAATCTTCCAAACAACTACTGGGCATTTCCGAGAAAAATAATGTGAACATTCAATCCATCAGCACCAATATTCGAGAAATATCTACTGGACTGGTGTCACAAGACAAAGCCACTGTGGAGAACGCACGCGCCATGACAGAGATGTCAACGGTAGTTCAGACGATCGCCAGCAGCTCAGCAGATGTGGCAGATGAAGCACTCAGCATGGAGCAGCGCTCCAGCACAGGTAATGTGGTGATGCAACAAGTCATTGAGCAGATGCGCCTGATCTCCGGTGCGGTGCAAAATACGTCAAATTCGATTCAGTCTTTGGAAAATAACTCGAACCAGATTAGCAACATTGTTAACGTGATTACGGAGATTGCTGGACAAACCAACTTGCTTGCACTTAACGCTTCAATCGAGGCAGCCCGCGCAGGTGAAGAAGGAAGAGGTTTTGCGGTGGTTGCAGGTGAGGTACGTAATCTGGCAGAGCAATCGCAGGAATCAGCGAAGCAAATTCGACAGTTAATTGAAGAAATTCAACGGGATATCATGCAGTCTTCCGAGGCGATGCAGTTGGGTTCCAAGGAAGTCACCAAAGGCTTGGAAGTTACCCAAGAGACTGGTGTATTCTTCGAGAATATTCTGACTGCTACGAATAAAGTTGCAAACCAGATTCAGGATATCTCCAGTTCTACTGAAGAAATCTCGGCAAGCACACAGGAAATGTCTGCCACGGCCGATGAACTGTCTGCCAATGTGAGCAAGGCAGCAAGCAGCAGTAAACAAATTGAGCAGTCAATTGATGAGCAGGAAGCCTCCATGGCAGCCATTGTGAGTGCCTCCGATGAGCTCTCGGTTGTATCCGAGCAACTGCAAGAACTGATCTCATTCTTTAAAGTACGTGCAGAATAG
- a CDS encoding tautomerase family protein, with amino-acid sequence MPEIMIRLYEGRTDEQKQEIVEVFTRELSRIIDREPDYISIEFNEIPWDENVPDNLRSMPSQKQGGKKT; translated from the coding sequence ATGCCAGAAATTATGATCAGGCTGTATGAAGGCAGGACGGATGAGCAAAAGCAGGAGATCGTGGAGGTGTTCACACGCGAGCTCTCACGTATTATCGACCGGGAGCCGGATTACATCTCCATCGAGTTCAATGAAATCCCTTGGGACGAGAACGTTCCTGATAACTTGAGAAGCATGCCATCACAGAAGCAAGGAGGGAAGAAGACGTGA
- a CDS encoding ABC transporter permease, producing the protein MGARLGETGRYLWRYRILYLLSVPGILYFFLFKYVPLFGSVIAFQNYNIFKGITGSDWVGLEHFQKMFSHYDFLRILNNTLLLGLYDLVIAFPVPILLAILLNEVRMIVFKRLLQTIVYMPHFLSWVVISGIFMGIFSMDAGVVNKALGFLGMQPMYFLGEDSYIRSILIGSGIWRDSGYGTIIFLAAIAGINPDLYEAAEVDGAGRLKQIWSITLPSLLPTIMILLLLHIGKFLDLGFERVFVFLNPLNLESGEILDTYIYKAGLLSQQYSYTTAIGLFKSVVGLMLILLGNFFSKKTTGESLY; encoded by the coding sequence CTGGGCGCTCGGCTCGGAGAGACGGGACGTTATCTGTGGCGATACCGAATACTTTATCTTCTCTCGGTACCGGGTATTCTGTATTTTTTCCTCTTCAAATATGTACCTTTATTCGGTTCAGTGATTGCCTTTCAGAACTACAACATTTTCAAAGGCATCACCGGAAGTGATTGGGTAGGTCTGGAGCATTTCCAGAAGATGTTCAGCCATTATGATTTTTTAAGAATTCTCAATAACACACTTCTGCTTGGACTATATGATCTTGTGATTGCATTCCCGGTACCGATCTTACTGGCGATTCTGCTGAATGAAGTGCGGATGATTGTGTTTAAGCGTTTGTTGCAAACGATTGTATACATGCCTCACTTTCTGTCCTGGGTCGTCATTAGCGGTATCTTCATGGGTATTTTCTCGATGGATGCCGGGGTGGTCAACAAGGCACTTGGATTTCTGGGCATGCAACCGATGTACTTTCTTGGAGAAGACTCGTACATTCGTTCCATTCTGATCGGTTCGGGGATCTGGCGCGACTCCGGGTACGGCACGATTATTTTTCTGGCTGCCATTGCGGGCATCAATCCCGATCTGTATGAGGCCGCAGAGGTAGATGGAGCCGGACGTTTGAAGCAAATATGGTCGATTACTCTGCCATCCTTGCTGCCAACGATTATGATTTTGTTGCTGCTGCACATCGGAAAGTTCCTTGATCTGGGCTTTGAGCGTGTGTTTGTATTCCTGAATCCGCTCAATCTGGAGTCTGGCGAGATTCTCGATACGTATATCTACAAAGCCGGGCTTCTCTCACAGCAATACAGCTATACAACAGCCATCGGATTGTTCAAGTCGGTCGTGGGCTTGATGCTTATTCTACTCGGTAACTTCTTTAGCAAAAAAACAACCGGCGAAAGCCTGTATTAG